The sequence ataaaagcgtataagaATATTTCCTACGAACGTTtatgataaatttataaaaaaaaatatctcatacaagatcaaaaataccctcaataTTTGTATTTTCTATCTGCgcatttctcaaatattttctttctatccgccaatcacgtaatatataaaattaaattaatatccGACAATCACGTAAtatgtaaaactaaatttatctcttatctacgcattttttcaaatatttttttttctcaaatgtAATAGCCGTCAATCACATAgcactcaaaattaaattttaaattttgaattaagcaTAAATTAAATCTATTATATACACTTTCTACGtgttttcttaaatattttctttcatagTACCCGCCAATCACGTAGTgctctaaattaaattttaaattttactttaaattttgaattaaatatgaattaaatctactatctacacgttttctcaaatattttctttctaacATACCGCCAATCTTTTCTAACGTAATTcatgccaaaatttaatacttgcaaatatgataatttaaaatttaattcatgataatatattttcttacgtgatatagtagatttaattttagGGTATTACATTTTGGCGTGCCATGTAAGCGTagaatattactaaaaaaatttaatacctGCCCAATCAAAtgtaaatcattaattaaatataattttaattttttttagcaaaatatttaatgtttaaCTAATACCCGCTAAAATATTCTACACTTAACGTGTTTCTCAAATAGAGAGCTTatcttaatattattaaaaaaatttaatatctgCCCAATCAAATGtaaatcgttaattaaatataattttaattttttttagcaaaatattcaatgtTTAACTAATACCCGCTAAAATATTCTACACTTAACGCGTTTCTCAACTAGAGAGCTTATCTTATTACTCTCGCATAATACTAATCTACACTATCTAATCTTATCTCATCATAATACTTATCATACGCATATCTTTTTTCAGTATTTCCCTATTtccaaaaaagatatttttccatttccaccCAAATCTATATTGTTTTtagtaatattcttttttatttgtatctttttcaaatattttcaattttttttttactaatatccTTTCTCATTTGTCCCTGTCGCTAGCATCGGCACATCGTCATCGTCCTCTTCACTGTCATCGTCAGCACCAATGCCGCCACATTATCGCCTTCGCCACCTTCGCCACATTTagagaggtattttgatttaacctaaaattttctctttttttttatgtgattttataCTGTTTTAGTATATCTCTTTTTagtatttctttattttcatctatatatttctcaaatataaattatatattttttcacatatatttttctcaaatattttttttagtaatatcctttttcatttaTCCCCGTCATCAGCACTAGTGCACTATCATCATTCTCCTCATTGTCATCGTCATCATCGGCGCCGGCATATTGTCGTTTTGGGCACTTTCACCACAGTTGGAGATGTATTTGGATCTCACttgaaattctttttttaatgtgCTTTTATACTGTTttactttttaagttttttttcagAACTTTTATCTCTCATATTGAGATTGGGGTTAAATTTAAGCATaaacagaaataaaattattatttggaatttgaattgCTCAGATTAAATATGGATAAGCCTGCATAATTTCGGCCTATAGCATATTTAGATTTGTACTTATGACTGTAATAAACTCACTGGGCTAAactaaaaaaccaaaaaaaaaaagagaaatgtaGCTAATTAATTTGGGCTTGAACTTGcttagattgtaatttggactTGAAATTGCTTAGAtctgaaataaatttattaggaaAAGAAAGATTTGAGTTGATTTGGGCTTAGGCTTGCTTGGGTgtactaaattatatatactacttataaaaaataagttttaatttttttttctttttcaaaatgctatcccctattaatataatttcaatCACATACTAACAATATCACTCAGTCAATTTTTATAGATATAAATCACAGtggtataatttttatttcatttttaaattatcataaaatgtattaattcttagtcattGGATATAATCCAATGACCAACGAAttaagtatctgtcacttttttttttacctaccCTATCTCCTTAgacttctttaaaaaaaaaattcatgccaatggttatgattaatttattaaaaacatctcaaataaaaataaatagttataatcaatctattaaaacaTAGCATTCTTATCTATCAATATATTAAATCTTTAAATGGTTATGATttaaccattaaaattttttaagtataatggatcaaaattaaattttaacaaatttaagtttataaattttggatatcacgtttgaattaacaattaaaatatttaattacgatgaatcaaaattaaatttcaaattttaaagtaaatgtgaattaaattttaatatttttagtttaaataacatacttaaattttaaatttatccaaattcaaaaatatataaaaatattcaatgtatatattgaaaaaataatataaaatgttgcagatattttctaataaaatataacatattaatttataaaacatagtttttgttgtaaatttttgaaaaaaaatataatgttaaaaatttatattgatttgaaataaattaaaataattttttgtgcaTTTGCATGTACACTCAGCTAAtataataaacaagccgaagaCGTGATGAATATTTTAACTCAATATTTTAACAGGCAAGCTCATGTTTGGCTTGATTAATAAACGAGTGAACACAAGGCGACCCCAACTCGCTTGCGTTCGGCTCATTTGCAGGCCCCATTTAGCTTCTCAATAATAACTTGTGATAGAAAGCATATATAATTAGAAAGAGTTTCAAACTTAGCTCACACTATCTATAAAATAGagaggcaattgcttatatatccataaaaagtttccgactttctaatttacccctcttagaaggctaatattgaaaataccctttttaagTTCCAactcatttcaaatatacccctataGTTAAAACCTgttaataaattttgttatctgtataaaattactattttaccctttcaaatatacccttccatcattaccgacttttcttatttgcccttaagtcaggggcataaaagtattttgacttttggtcttttcaaatatactcctctaccattaccaacatttcttatttaccattaagttaagggcaaaattaatattttaaattttttttaactgtggtagatatttaactcacgtttaactcaagttaacttaacgggtacGGTGGTAACTGTGACATATGAGAAGtttattgaaaagaaaaaaaaaatagtggtaAATGAGACATTCCCGAAATTtcgcaattatccctaaaatagaaaataaatcaatgatgaaaaaaaaaaatttgaaccaTTCCCAGACGTTTTGCCTCTTGCTTCGTCTTTTCATCTGCCTActttttaattaatgtattcaCATGGTCTATTATCACCTAAATAAATCGtttttacaagaaaaaaataataaaataaaattttttttactctttttttttcatactagTATTTATTCATGTCTCATggcaattcaaaaaattttaaaatttttattttatcaatcttCTATCTTTTATAGTTTTAACCCGCCGCAATGCGCGGGTGATTTCACTATTACCCATGGTGACGGTACAAATGTTATGTAAACCAGCCCACAGCAATGCACGCATGATGAGAAATAAACAGTACATGCATATGATCATACCagtcataataaatatattatcgcAAACAGAAGAAAACAGCACTAAAGCACATTCAGGATGTGCAGGCAGGAGGCTTTCAAAAGCGCGAGGCAAGTTCTTCCACCGAAGATGGTCGAGCAGCAACGCACCGCTGAAGCAAATTCATTTGTTAGTGTTTTAAGATTACCTTACCACAAAAGTTGCGTAGATAACCGCCAAAGTTGGTGTTTACTTGCGTGCCTCTGAAAGCAAGCTGTATTTACATGCAGAAAACGTTTTGGAAACATATTTTAATTCTGTACACCTACAAAGTAATTTGTGGAGCAACATATATACGTGACAAAGTTGTTACTTCCAATTTATTCAACATCGATTAAGGACAAGTTCCCGATGATGCACTGACACGAACTATCATGACTAACCCCACGAACCGATACGAATCGATCACTGATCAGGAAATTCTAAGAGGTCTCGTGCTTCTCTTGACCGGAGGGATCGAAATTCCTGATCTCGAGTGATGAGTCAAGCCCGACGTCACCATTGAATGGAGCCGGATTTCCACAATGCTGAGGTTTGCGCTCGACTGCATCGAGGAACTCCGTCATGTCTTCACTCAATCTAGCCTGATCATTAACGAATTCGTCCGGCCTAGAGAATTCTTCTGTAGGTGACATCTCTCGCACACTCGATTTTGGACCTGACATTAGTGTACTCAGACATGAAAACAAGTTATACCGTGATCGGTGTTCGAATATATAAAAAGGATCAATGAAATTCGAATGAAATTCAAAACACTTGATGGTGATTCTTACCAGGAAGCGACTCGTGGGGAATCGTAGCTAAAAGATCGCTGACAGTAGGTGAATTGTGACTTTCGGGCGTCGATTGAGGTCTCGAATTAGATAGTACCTGATGAACCACTGCTTCCAACATGCCGTCGTTTTGCGGTGGGACACATTCACTTTGAACAGATGTGCTTGGGACATGAGCTTGAGCATAAGCATCAACCGAGTCGAAAGGAATTGGCAAGGGAAAGAGCTCCATGGGCTCATCAAGAAGCCCGTCAAAGGACGCAAAGCCAAAGGAATTGCCGCATACGAGCGCGTGATCATTCCTGCTAATAACGGAACTGCAAGAAGGCGCAAAGTTGTTAGTAAACTGGTAATAAATGGGCGAACCAAGACCGCATTCAGGCTCATCGGATAAATGCACGAGTGGTGGAAGTCCGGCAGAGAATGGATCTGTCAGTGCATAAATTTCTGACTGGAAATCTTGAACAAGCATGTTTGCAGGGTGAAAACTATCCATTTGGTGGTTAGAATTCGCGCACTCATTTATGCAATAGGAAATCTCAGAGCCATTTTCTTGCGAAAGCTCGTAGGGTGGATTAATGCCGCCGTCGAATGCACCGAGAATCTGtgtttgctgctgctgctcttcaTTCAACACCTGGAGCTGGACATTATCAGGATATGAGGCCAGTTTGGCGCGCTTGAGCCTCTTCCTTCTAGTGTTCCAGAAGTTCTTTATCTCATTATCAGTGCGCCCTGGCAACTAAGGAAAGAGTAAGCTGGAATTAAAGTGTTAAAAACCACAACTGATGATCTGAAGGAAGAAATTATTCCACTGACACATGATACTGAAAGAAAAAGGACTACTACTATAAGTGCAACAAGATTAAAATGGCACAATAGTTCTTATTAGTACTTCGAATCATCTTTCATTATGCAACTTAAATATTTCTTGCAGTTTTTCACAAACTGAGCTCAGTTTGTGTCAGCTAATTAGATGAAATATCCATTTTAGTCCTACAATGTACAATTGGAGCTCTTCTTGTTCCctaaggtagcgtttggttcggaaacaAAGGAGGGGAATAAGCCGTTGTTCCCtcttttgttcccaaacgctgCGTTTggtacccgagaatagtagttctcggatTTCTGAAACAAAGCGGTATAAGGCTGGACTGCTGTTTCACCTTTTCCCTGAAACAAGCTTGTTTTCAGGTGAGAATaaggttaattaaagtctaaaaataattttaattataatattaaataattaattaatttaattaatgtatttaaatcattatttattgcttaaataatgatttaaattattcttaatttattatttattttattattaattaatttatttattatttataattattcttaatttattattatatactatattatctaattaattaattattaataatttattatttataaatttattattaactaattaatttatattttataattgtaaCTCTTATTCACTTTGTTGTAATCCAACCATCCAAAcagtatttattttattcctaTAAACAACTCGTGAATTTTAACTAAACACTGGCCAAAAAAAGTCTTCAATATTGTCGGGGAATGCTTGCTAATATGATTTAGTCACATTATCATTAAGGTCTAATGTGGTTATTGTAGCGCGACAATGACGGAACTCACACTATTAAGATACTAACCGTGCTAATTAACCAATAGATACATAGGATCCCAATAACCCCCAACCAAAATATGCAAACAATTGAAGTAAAATAAGTAGAAAGAGAAAGCCCGAGTTCAACCATATGACAAACAGATCCATGTGGTTTACCCGCACTGGACTGCTCCACGAGCACGAAGAAGATCCAATTCACcatcaaaatgaaaaaaattatactgaGTTGGATAGAAATAAaggaataaatattttttaaaaattaatatttttattcttggaATAACCTACTATTCTAAACTACAGagtaataaacaaaaaattgtctttaatttgatattttttatttttattgcctGGAATGACCATATtcttatttgataattttaggaaaaacttcaaaaaccccccatatggtttcgtagtttctcactttgcccccctgtgatttaaaatgtatcaatttgccccctaatggtttcatttttatcttttcggtagctttttcgttaatatttcattaaattata is a genomic window of Ananas comosus cultivar F153 linkage group 13, ASM154086v1, whole genome shotgun sequence containing:
- the LOC109719699 gene encoding transcription factor GAMYB-like produces the protein MTNGGKEIVMIIWEDDAIEDDRTKKKECSNDGPVVVALRKGPWTAEEDRILTEYVTKHGEGNWNVVQKNSGLLRCGKSCRLRWINHLRPDLRKDPMSPEEAEIIVELHSILGNKWAKMVQFLPGRTDNEIKNFWNTRRKRLKRAKLASYPDNVQLQVLNEEQQQQTQILGAFDGGINPPYELSQENGSEISYCINECANSNHQMDSFHPANMLVQDFQSEIYALTDPFSAGLPPLVHLSDEPECGLGSPIYYQFTNNFAPSCSSVISRNDHALVCGNSFGFASFDGLLDEPMELFPLPIPFDSVDAYAQAHVPSTSVQSECVPPQNDGMLEAVVHQVLSNSRPQSTPESHNSPTVSDLLATIPHESLPGPKSSVREMSPTEEFSRPDEFVNDQARLSEDMTEFLDAVERKPQHCGNPAPFNGDVGLDSSLEIRNFDPSGQEKHETS